In one window of Sandaracinaceae bacterium DNA:
- a CDS encoding methyltransferase domain-containing protein, translating to MDNPSETKANESPWEARWATGDVPWDAGAPEPGLLWWLATKGSHAPTGRVLVPGCGAGYSAAALASPERRVTGLDLAPSSAARFAEVSARSGVQHFVEHVVGDFFEVALGAPFDLVYDYTFLCALPLALRPAWAARMAELTRPGGTLLCMVFPIITPPAGYEGPPWPLHVHEVRALLADTFDVVSETPQERTHPGREGKECLLELARKA from the coding sequence GGCGAACGAATCCCCCTGGGAGGCGCGCTGGGCCACGGGCGATGTCCCATGGGACGCAGGTGCTCCCGAGCCCGGGCTGCTGTGGTGGCTCGCGACCAAGGGGTCACACGCGCCTACCGGGCGCGTCTTGGTGCCCGGCTGCGGCGCGGGCTACTCTGCCGCGGCGCTCGCGTCCCCCGAGCGACGCGTCACGGGGCTCGACCTCGCTCCATCGTCGGCGGCGCGCTTCGCCGAGGTGAGCGCGCGCTCCGGTGTGCAGCACTTCGTCGAGCACGTCGTGGGCGACTTCTTCGAGGTCGCGCTCGGCGCACCGTTCGACCTGGTCTACGACTACACGTTCCTGTGCGCGCTGCCGCTCGCGCTGCGGCCTGCGTGGGCTGCGCGCATGGCGGAGCTGACGCGTCCAGGGGGCACGCTGCTTTGCATGGTGTTCCCGATCATCACGCCACCTGCCGGCTACGAGGGCCCCCCGTGGCCGCTGCACGTGCACGAGGTGCGTGCGTTGCTCGCGGACACGTTCGACGTCGTGAGTGAGACGCCGCAGGAGCGCACGCACCCGGGCCGCGAAGGCAAGGAGTGCCTGCTCGAGCTCGCACGCAAGGCTTGA
- a CDS encoding Smr/MutS family protein, with translation MGRKPIKPRSPFDILKDVKLTPKAPTSATPTSASGARKPGAHTTRPSADALARATEPDPATEGETARGPATLPGRDYAERVAIRNAYAGVRKLDAKGDAPRPVRPAQKPPEQIAARAQRDAEARARLDAFVGQARRFVVERNGDDVRGRRDDMSIAQASQLFARDKAPEQKLDLHGLRAEDAARQVVTFTRAAQRAGKRTVLIVHGRGQHSAGGVGVLPEVVLETLSRGGAAPVVRAFMTAPQRLGGIGAMLVFLTEN, from the coding sequence ATGGGTCGCAAGCCAATCAAGCCGCGCTCGCCGTTCGACATTCTCAAGGACGTGAAGCTGACGCCCAAGGCGCCCACCAGCGCGACGCCCACGAGCGCGAGCGGCGCGCGCAAGCCTGGCGCGCACACCACGCGGCCCTCCGCCGACGCCCTCGCGCGAGCGACGGAGCCGGATCCGGCGACGGAGGGGGAGACCGCGCGTGGGCCTGCGACGCTCCCCGGCCGCGACTACGCTGAGCGCGTCGCCATCCGCAACGCGTACGCCGGCGTGCGGAAGCTGGACGCGAAGGGCGACGCCCCCAGACCCGTCCGCCCGGCCCAGAAGCCGCCCGAGCAGATCGCGGCGCGCGCGCAGCGAGACGCAGAGGCGCGAGCGCGCTTGGACGCGTTCGTGGGTCAAGCGCGACGCTTCGTGGTGGAGCGCAACGGCGACGACGTGCGCGGCCGCCGCGACGACATGTCCATCGCGCAAGCCTCGCAGCTCTTTGCACGCGACAAGGCCCCGGAGCAGAAGCTCGACCTGCACGGCCTGCGCGCGGAGGACGCCGCGCGTCAGGTGGTCACGTTCACACGCGCAGCGCAGCGCGCGGGCAAGCGCACTGTGCTCATCGTGCACGGGCGAGGGCAGCACAGCGCGGGCGGTGTCGGGGTGCTGCCCGAGGTCGTGCTCGAGACGCTCTCCCGCGGCGGCGCCGCGCCCGTGGTGCGTGCGTTCATGACCGCGCCGCAGCGGCTGGGCGGCATCGGCGCGATGCTCGTCTTCCTCACCGAGAACTGA
- a CDS encoding TetR/AcrR family transcriptional regulator has translation MARPPDGRAKRRPGVDAQRRHLLDTAIVLFAERGSRQVSINDLCAAAEVSRPTFYRCFTDKDGLVEALYREAVMGPIESIVLSSLATRAREPGWLRRANDEMLDAIFAEAPAAALLFVESADPTSQAHAIIQRAFDDIGATLRKVMRKAGAQPLSPVAQKAMLVACQFIVHDAIQKGLTAKARREAKEATWELAKRVFATPVPKPAP, from the coding sequence ATGGCCCGCCCCCCCGACGGTCGCGCGAAGCGCCGGCCCGGCGTCGATGCGCAGCGCAGGCACCTGCTGGACACCGCCATCGTGCTCTTCGCGGAGCGCGGCTCGCGGCAGGTGAGCATCAACGACCTGTGCGCGGCAGCCGAGGTCTCGCGCCCCACGTTCTATCGCTGCTTCACGGACAAGGACGGGCTGGTGGAGGCGCTCTACCGGGAGGCCGTGATGGGCCCCATCGAGTCCATCGTGCTGTCTTCGCTGGCGACGCGCGCGCGCGAGCCCGGCTGGCTGCGCCGCGCCAACGACGAGATGCTGGACGCCATCTTCGCCGAGGCCCCCGCGGCGGCCCTGCTGTTCGTCGAGTCGGCCGACCCCACCTCGCAGGCCCACGCCATCATCCAGCGCGCGTTCGACGACATCGGCGCGACGCTGCGCAAGGTCATGCGGAAGGCCGGCGCGCAGCCGCTCAGCCCCGTGGCCCAGAAGGCCATGCTGGTCGCCTGCCAGTTCATCGTGCACGACGCCATCCAGAAGGGGCTCACGGCCAAGGCACGCCGCGAAGCCAAGGAAGCCACCTGGGAGCTCGCCAAGCGCGTGTTCGCCACGCCGGTGCCCAAGCCCGCCCCCTGA
- a CDS encoding ATP-dependent DNA helicase: MRAADLLGPTGPLARVIPGYEHREGQMRMAEAVQRALEDRRMLLVEAGTGTGKTLAYLLPAILSGQKVVVSTGTRTLQDQILDHDLPLLREHLGQPVVASAMKGLSNYVCRRRFAEFVAGPRAVEARYRTALPLLQAFHDESPTGDRAALPALSEDHPVWPHIVSGSDTRVGKGCRHFDSCFVTHMRDRAREAQIVVVNHHLFFSDLAVRGPHGGGLLPDYDAVIFDEAHQIEDVATLFFGHEVGTQSVERLAHDLLRALSDEGDAARSMSDALVVAAGRFFGALPDPGAGRGHLSREVFQGHVEDALFALDDALERVEEHLRQRAHESDRLAQLSRRAAEQRRQLIQIAETPAAGARVAYCEARGRGRVIGSRPVDVSELLRDEVWQRVGSVVLTSATLSTGGDFKFIKQRLGVDFPIDEERVSSPFDYAQQAALYLPEAMPDPRAGQYLDRAVSEITQLVALTGGGAFVLCTSVRAMRTLAERCAAASDRPITQPILVQGQAPKGTLLERFREAGDAVLFATLSFWEGVDVPGDALRLVVLDKLPFSVPTDPLIAARCRALEEQGESPFMRYLVPAAALTLQQGFGRLIRTQRDRGVVAVLDGRVVQKAYGRVFLASLPPASRHTDHASLGVWWAASEKHADAAQSS; encoded by the coding sequence ATGCGCGCGGCGGACCTGCTCGGCCCGACGGGGCCGCTGGCGCGGGTCATCCCGGGCTACGAGCACCGCGAGGGGCAGATGCGCATGGCGGAGGCCGTGCAGCGCGCCCTCGAGGACCGCCGCATGCTGCTGGTGGAGGCGGGCACCGGGACGGGCAAGACGCTGGCCTACCTGCTGCCCGCCATCCTGAGCGGCCAGAAGGTGGTGGTCTCCACCGGCACGCGCACGCTGCAGGACCAGATCCTGGACCACGACCTGCCGCTGCTGCGCGAGCACCTGGGTCAGCCCGTGGTCGCCAGCGCCATGAAGGGGCTCTCCAACTACGTCTGCCGGCGGCGCTTCGCCGAGTTCGTGGCGGGTCCGCGCGCGGTGGAGGCACGCTACCGCACGGCGCTGCCGCTGCTGCAGGCCTTCCACGACGAGAGCCCCACGGGGGACCGCGCCGCCCTGCCCGCGCTGTCCGAGGACCACCCCGTGTGGCCGCACATCGTGAGCGGCTCGGACACGCGCGTGGGCAAGGGCTGCCGCCACTTCGACAGCTGCTTCGTCACGCACATGCGCGACCGGGCGCGCGAGGCGCAGATCGTGGTCGTGAACCACCACCTCTTCTTCTCGGACCTGGCCGTGCGTGGGCCGCACGGGGGAGGGCTGCTGCCCGACTACGACGCGGTCATCTTCGACGAGGCGCACCAGATCGAGGACGTGGCCACGCTCTTCTTCGGGCACGAAGTGGGCACGCAGAGCGTCGAGCGCCTGGCGCACGACCTGCTGCGCGCGCTGAGCGACGAGGGAGACGCGGCGCGGTCGATGAGCGACGCGCTGGTGGTGGCCGCGGGGCGCTTCTTCGGGGCGCTGCCCGACCCGGGCGCGGGCCGCGGGCACCTGAGCCGGGAGGTGTTCCAGGGTCACGTGGAGGACGCGCTGTTCGCGTTGGACGACGCGCTCGAGCGCGTGGAGGAGCACCTGCGCCAGCGGGCCCACGAGAGCGACCGGCTGGCCCAGCTGTCGCGGCGCGCGGCGGAGCAGCGGCGCCAGCTGATCCAGATCGCCGAGACGCCCGCGGCAGGCGCCCGTGTGGCCTACTGCGAGGCGCGCGGGCGCGGGCGGGTGATCGGCTCGCGTCCCGTGGACGTGAGCGAGCTGCTGCGGGACGAGGTCTGGCAGCGGGTGGGGTCGGTCGTGCTCACCAGCGCCACGCTCAGCACGGGCGGGGACTTCAAGTTCATCAAGCAGCGTCTGGGCGTGGACTTCCCCATCGACGAGGAGCGCGTGTCGTCGCCGTTCGACTACGCCCAGCAGGCGGCGCTCTACCTGCCCGAGGCCATGCCCGACCCGCGCGCGGGCCAGTACCTGGACCGCGCCGTGAGCGAGATCACCCAGTTGGTGGCGCTGACGGGCGGCGGGGCGTTCGTGCTGTGCACCTCGGTGCGCGCCATGCGCACGCTGGCCGAGCGCTGCGCCGCGGCCAGCGACCGGCCCATCACGCAGCCCATCTTGGTGCAGGGGCAGGCCCCCAAGGGGACGCTGCTGGAGCGCTTCCGCGAGGCGGGCGACGCCGTGCTCTTCGCCACGCTCAGCTTCTGGGAGGGGGTGGACGTGCCCGGCGACGCGCTGCGGCTGGTCGTCCTCGACAAGCTGCCCTTCTCGGTGCCGACCGACCCGCTCATCGCCGCCCGCTGTCGCGCCCTCGAGGAGCAGGGAGAGTCGCCCTTCATGCGCTACCTGGTGCCGGCCGCGGCCCTCACGCTGCAGCAGGGGTTCGGGCGCTTGATCCGCACCCAGCGCGACCGCGGCGTGGTGGCCGTGCTCGATGGGCGGGTGGTGCAGAAGGCCTACGGGCGGGTGTTCCTGGCCAGCTTGCCGCCCGCCAGTCGCCATACGGATCACGCGTCGTTGGGTGTCTGGTGGGCCGCTTCGGAGAAACACGCGGACGCCGCGCAGAGCAGTTGA
- a CDS encoding phage holin family protein, with product MIGNIAHLLIEWVVLTIAFLAAAAVVPGFDIKDAKSGFWVSATFAILNLFIAPLLTLIFGAFTLGLACLLPGVLRFIILVIVIKAVDAVSDSLKVKGLFPAVLAAIVLSVVAAALEYGLGQVL from the coding sequence ATGATCGGCAACATCGCGCACCTCCTGATCGAGTGGGTCGTCCTCACCATCGCGTTCCTCGCGGCCGCTGCGGTGGTCCCGGGCTTCGACATCAAGGACGCCAAGTCGGGCTTCTGGGTGTCGGCCACGTTCGCCATCCTCAACCTGTTCATCGCCCCGCTGCTCACGCTGATCTTCGGCGCCTTCACGTTGGGCCTGGCGTGCCTCCTGCCCGGCGTGCTGCGCTTCATCATCCTGGTCATCGTCATCAAGGCGGTCGACGCCGTCAGCGACAGCCTGAAGGTCAAGGGCCTGTTCCCGGCCGTGTTGGCCGCCATCGTGCTCAGCGTCGTCGCAGCCGCCCTCGAGTACGGGCTCGGTCAGGTGCTCTGA
- a CDS encoding translocase, producing the protein MSERPHDRASLLDRALRVFSDVRAGEGALALVMTANVFVVMLGYYVLKTVREPLILASGGDGALPFPVSGSEGKAYAASAQALCLVLASMAYARLAARWSVRRLIHRVIAFFFVCLLLFYAAAHAGAPHLGFVFYVWVGVFNVAVIAQFWAFANDVYPRESGERIFPIVMLGMGVGGWLGSKLAATLYRHGVDSFEMMLVAAALLLLHAALYQVVHRLRSAALADAPRESLPDAAPFSMRGAFALLAESRYLKLIAALLIAANLVNTTGEYLLSVAVTEAADGAPDRRAFIGATYADFHADVNMAVLLVQGLLTSRIVRLGGIRAVVFALPLVALSAYSLIAVGATFAVVRWAKVAENTADYSLMGTAKALLFLPTTREEKYKAKVAIDTVFVRIGDVLASGLVALGLHVFALDTRGFALVNVGVIGLWLLLALGIARRYRALAATLPS; encoded by the coding sequence ATGAGCGAACGGCCCCACGACCGCGCGTCCCTGCTGGATCGCGCGCTGCGCGTCTTCAGCGACGTGCGCGCGGGCGAGGGCGCGCTGGCGCTGGTGATGACCGCGAACGTCTTCGTCGTGATGCTGGGCTACTACGTGCTCAAGACGGTGCGCGAGCCCCTGATCCTCGCCTCCGGCGGCGATGGCGCGCTGCCCTTCCCCGTGAGCGGGTCCGAAGGCAAGGCCTACGCGGCATCGGCTCAGGCGCTGTGCCTGGTGCTCGCCTCCATGGCGTACGCGCGCCTCGCCGCGCGCTGGTCGGTGCGCCGCCTGATCCACCGCGTCATCGCGTTCTTCTTCGTGTGCCTCTTGCTGTTCTACGCTGCCGCGCACGCAGGCGCCCCGCACCTCGGCTTCGTGTTCTACGTGTGGGTCGGCGTCTTCAACGTGGCGGTCATCGCGCAGTTCTGGGCGTTCGCGAACGACGTCTACCCGCGCGAGAGCGGCGAGCGCATCTTCCCCATCGTCATGTTGGGCATGGGCGTGGGCGGCTGGCTGGGGTCCAAGCTGGCGGCGACGCTCTACCGCCACGGGGTCGACAGCTTCGAGATGATGCTCGTGGCGGCTGCCCTGCTGCTGCTGCACGCCGCGCTCTACCAGGTGGTCCACCGTCTGCGCAGCGCCGCGCTGGCGGACGCGCCGCGCGAGAGCCTGCCCGACGCGGCACCGTTCAGCATGCGGGGCGCGTTCGCGCTGCTGGCCGAGAGCCGCTACCTCAAGCTCATCGCCGCGCTGCTCATCGCCGCGAACCTCGTGAACACGACGGGCGAGTACCTGCTGAGCGTGGCGGTGACCGAGGCCGCCGACGGCGCCCCCGACCGGCGCGCGTTCATCGGCGCCACGTACGCGGACTTCCACGCCGACGTGAACATGGCGGTGCTGCTCGTACAGGGCCTGCTCACCTCGCGCATCGTGCGCCTCGGGGGCATCCGCGCCGTGGTCTTCGCGCTGCCGCTGGTCGCGCTCTCGGCCTACTCGCTCATCGCGGTGGGCGCGACCTTCGCCGTGGTGCGCTGGGCCAAGGTGGCGGAGAACACGGCGGACTACTCGCTCATGGGCACGGCCAAGGCGCTGCTCTTCCTGCCCACGACGCGCGAAGAGAAGTACAAGGCCAAGGTCGCCATCGACACGGTCTTCGTGCGCATCGGCGACGTGCTCGCGAGCGGCCTGGTGGCGTTGGGCCTGCACGTGTTCGCGCTCGACACGCGCGGCTTCGCCCTGGTGAACGTCGGCGTCATCGGACTGTGGCTGCTGCTCGCTCTCGGCATCGCGCGGCGCTACCGCGCGCTGGCTGCTACGCTCCCGTCATGA